A stretch of DNA from Thermithiobacillus plumbiphilus:
TCCAGTGAATATATCGGCCAAGTACGATGAGAAACAGGAGCGTGGCATCGATGGTTCCATAGAAAGGGTGATATGGCAGCTCATGAATATTGGTCAGTTCATCGACGCGCAGCTCATGTAATATCCTGCCAGGTTGTTCATCCGTGATCTTGTTGATTTTCTTGCCTTGATAACTTGCCACCAGGCGCAGGGTGTCGCGGGCGATATCCGGCTGGTACGGCAATACCTGCATCGACGTGATCAGGCTGTCTCGCCCGAACAGGGTCACGAACCAGGGAACACCTGCTGCAAAAAATGTTTTTTCCCGCAGCACCGTGCGCAACATCCGCAAATCCGCAATCGCCCGATTGATGATGCTTTGAATCAACGGACTGCTGCAGCGAACGTCGAGAAAACCGCCAGCCCATTGTTGCTGGCTGGTCTTCTGATACTCTTGGGCCTGGCGCAGGCTACCCGTTGTCTGCATTTCCTGGGTGGTGTCCTGACCTGCCGGGGTCTCCGCGAGATGCAGAAATACCAGGAATTCCTTTTTTTCCTGAGGCGGCAATTTGATGTTGAAATGTACGCAGGTCTGTTTCTTTTTGGCGGGCGTCTTCGAGAAATGTACGAACAGGCTGCGATCGATCTTGTCCGCGCCTTTATATCCGAAGCAGAGAATGTCATCCGACCAGCGTGGCGCGTCGGCCCTGCCCATGCCTTGCGGTGAGGCCATGCCTCTGATCAGAAAGATATCCTTGAAGTCCGCATCGAATTCCAGGCTGAAATTGAATTCCATGGGTTCCATGCTGTAATTCTTGAAGGTGAGCACATCTTCCAGTGCCAGACGATGCGCATTTACCACTCTTTGCCAGGTGATGCCCATCTGGTTGCGGTCGATGGTTTTCTGCGGATCGCGGTTGAGCATCGGATTGCTGAGTTCAATGTGCCCCATGAAGCCTTCTGAACCACTGGCGAACAGGGCATCTGGCTGCTGTCCTTCCAGGCGCAATATATATGTGCTCAGAAAGCGCGTGTCGTGATAGTAGAGGCCGACGCCATGACCTTCTCCTCCCGGGACGGTGCCATCGGGATTGCACAGAAAAAACAAACCTTCATTCTTGATGACCAGCGCATCGGCTATGTCATTGACATGGGCCGGGTTGGCGTGCGTGAGTGCGTCCAGTTTGCGGGCGTGCTGGGATCCGTTGGCCGGCTTGTCCCGCTGTTCAGATTTCATTTCATTAGCCATGACAAACTCCTGCCCATGTATTCAGGAAAAATCGCGATGGAAGTCGATGCTCGTATTACTTTTTAAAACAAAAGACAGGAAATGAATACGCTAGACGTCTCTTAGAAACGACATCGAGTGGCGAGTTCTTGGCTATCCGGGTCTTTGGTCCGGGATTTCTTGTCACAACTTGTGAAAGCGCAAGACCAAACAGGTTCCGTGTTCATGCCGATTCCTCCAGCAATGATAGATGTCCGTCAGGATCGGCCACCAGGGCTGCACAGGCATTCCGGCCGAGCAGGGCCGGTCGTGGCAGGGATTTCTTGAATAGCGCGGAGAGGCTGTCGACCTGGACACGCATGCGTGTCGCGGCAATGTCATTGGCGTGCCTGCCGGCCAGCGCCCGGCCACGTGGCCATTGATAGGCGAGCAGTTCGACATGTGGAGTTGACACGGTTACAGGGTTCAGCGCCACGACCTCCACTGCGACATCGGTCAGGGCATCCAGATGTTCCTGTTGCGGGCCTTGGTTCAACTGTTGTGCGCCCAGTGAAAATCCGAGCCAGTCGCGATAGAAGGCCAGGCTGCCTTCGATGCTGGCCACGCTGATCGCGGTATGATTGATGGCGCCCCTGGTTGCCGGGGCATTGCCATTTTCCGGGAAGGCAAGCAACTCCAGGGGGTGGCCATCCGGATCCCTGAACTTGTAGGCGGTGACGCCGCCGCTGCTCGGTGGAAGCTGCTGCGGCCCACCCTGGGTGATGGGCGCGGCGCCCTGACCCTGTACCCGCGCATAGGCGGCTTCGATGTCCTGCGTAACGATGGCAAAGTGCTGGAACCAAAGATCGGCGGCAGAGCTGTCGGCTGGATAGGGATTGCCTGGCTTGAGAAATTGCGTCAGTTCAATGGCCTGATTGCCCAGCCGCATCCTGAGATTCAGGCTGGGGCTGCCCAGCAGCGCGTCCTGCTGCGGGTCGGAAGCCGTGATGGCGTCATCGGGCATGAAGCCCAGGGCCTTCTCGTAAAATTTCGCGCTCTGGGAGAGGTCTGCGACATTCAGCCCAATGTAGGACAGGCGCAATGCGCGGCCCGCATGCTCACTCGTGTTCATGGATATGCCGCGCCCCGGCAGTTGATATAGATGGCGTACAGGTTTTGCCCGGCACACAGAAACAGGCGGCTGCGGTTGCGTCCGCCGAAGGTGAGATTGGACACGGGCTCGGGGACATGAACCTTGCCGATCAGGGTCCCGGCAGGACTGATGCAGTGTACGCCGTCGGCGGCGCTGCTCCAGATATTGCCTGCCTGGTCACAGCGAAAGCCATCCGCATAGCCCGGGTTGATACTGTGGAATTCGCGCCCCTGAGTGAGATGCTTGCCATCGGCACTGACTGTCATCACCCGGATATAACGCAGTGGGTCTGGCGAGAACTGATGGCCGGTTTCAGAAACATACAGGAGGCGCTCATCGGGCGAGAAACAGAGTCCGTTGGGGCCTTCAAAGTCATCCGCAACGATGCTCAGCTCGCCACTGTCCGGGTCAAGCCGATATAAGGTAGGCGGCAATTCCGAATCCTGTTTGCCGCCTTCATAGTCAGTCTGGATGCCATAGGGTGGATCACTGAACCAGATCGAGCCATCACTCTTGACCACGACATCGTTCGGCGAATTCAGTCGCTTGCCCTGATAGCGGTCCGCCAACACGGTGATCCGGCCGTCCAGTTCGGTACGCGTGATGCAGCGGTGCTGATGCGAGCAGCCGATTAGACGGCCCTGGCGGTCGCGCGTATGTCCATTGGCAAATCCGGACGGTTGCCGGAATACCGAAACGCCGCCGGATTCGGTCCAGCGCATGATGCGATTATTGGGGATGTCGCTGAACAGCAGGCATTGCTGGTCGGCGAACCAGACCGGTCCCTCGAGCCAGCGAAAGCCGTCGGCCAGCCTTTCCAGCGAGGCATTGCCTAGAACATGGGATTTGAAGCAGGGGTCGATGATTTCCACGCTGCTCATGGATGCGTGCCTCAGCGCAAGTGACAGGGGCGATGGGCGGAGGGTATATGCAGTTGCACCGTCATCAGCACTGCCGGCTCATCGCCGACCGTGCCGGAACGGTGGCCCTTGCGGCCCTGGGCATCGGCCACGCAGTGCTGATCTTCGCCCAGGGACAGTTCGCCCGGCCCCATCTCGACCCGCGTGCCATCCATGGTTTCCACCCACCAGCGGCCTGACATGGGGAGAATCCATTGCGGCGCCGGGTTCTCGTGCCATTCGCCCACCCATCCCGCGGGAAGCACCACATACACCACCGTGGCTTCGCTGCTGGCCTGCTGGTCATTCCATTGCGGCGCGGCGTCGCCCATCTGCTTCTGGGAGAAATTGTCCAGCTCGCAGCGGCTTTGATGGCTCACGCCGTGTTCATCAGTCCAGACATGCCAGTAAGGGATCTTGGGTGCGGATTGCATTCAGACCTCCATTTTGCTTCAGGGGCTCGAGTGACTCCGTGCTGCCTGTGTCTGCGTATTGGGTGCGGAATAGGGATGGGGCTCATGCGCCTGCAGGTTGGCATTGCCGATGACCAGCATCAGCCCTCCGGCCAGACCGAAGTTCTTGAGAAAGTCCCAGAAATGGCTGCGCCCAGTGGTGTTGTTGCCGAACCAGAAGCCCTGAAATTTCCAGAAAGGGTGGTATAAAAAGGCCGTGACCACGCAGAACAGGGCAAGAATGAAGGCCGCAATGCGATCGTACCAGCCAGTCACGATGCAGATGGGAGTCACGAACTCGACGATCATCGCCAGCACCAGCAGCACCGGGCCGCCTGGCAGAAAGGACGAGTTTGCCTGTTTCAGGGCATCGTCCCAGTGGATGATCTTGTCCAGTGCGCTGAACGGGAAGATCAGCACCAGAAATATGCGGGCGAGCAGGGGGGCGGCCACTATGTTCCAGAACATGGCAATACTCGCAAAAGTGGGTGGTCAGGCTATCGGCGCTGGCTTTGCACCCAGCCGTTCACCGATGCGCTCGGCGATGCGCAGGGCGTTGGCGATGATGGTCAGGGTCGGATTGACCGCGCCTATGGACGGGAAAAAGCTCGCGTCCGCCAGGT
This window harbors:
- a CDS encoding VOC family protein; translated protein: MNTSEHAGRALRLSYIGLNVADLSQSAKFYEKALGFMPDDAITASDPQQDALLGSPSLNLRMRLGNQAIELTQFLKPGNPYPADSSAADLWFQHFAIVTQDIEAAYARVQGQGAAPITQGGPQQLPPSSGGVTAYKFRDPDGHPLELLAFPENGNAPATRGAINHTAISVASIEGSLAFYRDWLGFSLGAQQLNQGPQQEHLDALTDVAVEVVALNPVTVSTPHVELLAYQWPRGRALAGRHANDIAATRMRVQVDSLSALFKKSLPRPALLGRNACAALVADPDGHLSLLEESA
- a CDS encoding glycogen debranching N-terminal domain-containing protein; the protein is MKSEQRDKPANGSQHARKLDALTHANPAHVNDIADALVIKNEGLFFLCNPDGTVPGGEGHGVGLYYHDTRFLSTYILRLEGQQPDALFASGSEGFMGHIELSNPMLNRDPQKTIDRNQMGITWQRVVNAHRLALEDVLTFKNYSMEPMEFNFSLEFDADFKDIFLIRGMASPQGMGRADAPRWSDDILCFGYKGADKIDRSLFVHFSKTPAKKKQTCVHFNIKLPPQEKKEFLVFLHLAETPAGQDTTQEMQTTGSLRQAQEYQKTSQQQWAGGFLDVRCSSPLIQSIINRAIADLRMLRTVLREKTFFAAGVPWFVTLFGRDSLITSMQVLPYQPDIARDTLRLVASYQGKKINKITDEQPGRILHELRVDELTNIHELPYHPFYGTIDATLLFLIVLGRYIHWTADMDLFDELRPNIEAALQWIDQYGDCNQNGYIAYNSPVHGDGLINQGWKDSGNAIVNADGSLAEPPIALVEVQGYAFMAWGVIADLFRRRNETARAEQLEEKAQDLRERFNRDYWLDDQHFYALALQGKDLRPAKVISSNPGQALWTGIVDPDRAKPTVQRLLASDMFSGWGVRTLSSNERRYNPESYHLGSVWPHDNGFIVAGMRRYGFDEEALQVTQGLYDAASHFHNYRVPELFGGFPRAGFNIPVRYPVADHPQAWAAGSILHLLESLLGLCPDALAASLRICRPILPNFVDYLELHGLRVGSANVDLRFERTQDGQVQVSTLHLDGKLDIKIESDSPSADPHGK
- a CDS encoding DoxX family protein, encoding MFWNIVAAPLLARIFLVLIFPFSALDKIIHWDDALKQANSSFLPGGPVLLVLAMIVEFVTPICIVTGWYDRIAAFILALFCVVTAFLYHPFWKFQGFWFGNNTTGRSHFWDFLKNFGLAGGLMLVIGNANLQAHEPHPYSAPNTQTQAARSHSSP
- a CDS encoding SMP-30/gluconolactonase/LRE family protein, coding for MSSVEIIDPCFKSHVLGNASLERLADGFRWLEGPVWFADQQCLLFSDIPNNRIMRWTESGGVSVFRQPSGFANGHTRDRQGRLIGCSHQHRCITRTELDGRITVLADRYQGKRLNSPNDVVVKSDGSIWFSDPPYGIQTDYEGGKQDSELPPTLYRLDPDSGELSIVADDFEGPNGLCFSPDERLLYVSETGHQFSPDPLRYIRVMTVSADGKHLTQGREFHSINPGYADGFRCDQAGNIWSSAADGVHCISPAGTLIGKVHVPEPVSNLTFGGRNRSRLFLCAGQNLYAIYINCRGAAYP